A genomic stretch from Onychostoma macrolepis isolate SWU-2019 chromosome 02, ASM1243209v1, whole genome shotgun sequence includes:
- the keap1a gene encoding kelch-like ECH-associated protein 1A codes for MICPRKKRPIKDEDFSAIVVPSMKGHGYLDYTVESHPYRAMQIMDELRHHELLCDLVLHVTYKDKIVDFKVHKLVLAACSPYFKAMFTSNFKECHASEVTLRDVCPQVISRLIDFAYTSRITVGEKCVLHVLLTAMRYQMEEVAKACCDFLTKNLEPSNVIGISRFAEEIGCTDLHLRTREYINTHFNEVTKEEEFFSLSHCQLLELISQDSLKVLCESEVYKACIDWVRWDAESRAQYFHALLNAVHIYALPPTFLKRQLQSCPILSKANSCKDFLSKIFQDMALRKPLPPPPHRGTQLIYIAGGYKQHSLDSLEAFDPRKNVWIRLADMGSPCSGLGACVLFGLLYTVGGRNLSLQNNTESGSLFCYNPMTNQWTQLAPLNTPRNRVGVGVIDGSIYAVGGSHASTHHNSVERYDPETNRWTFVAPMSVARLGSGVVACGGSLYVVGGFDGDNRWNTVERYQPDTNTWQHVAPMNTVRSGLGVVCMDNYLYAVGGYDGQTQLKTMERYNITRDVWEPMASMNHCRSAHGVTVYQCKIYVLGGFNQGGFLSSVECYCPGNNAWTYVTDMPVGRSGMGVAVTMEPCPGILPEEEEDEEEM; via the exons ATGATATGTCCAAGAAAGAAGAGGCCCATCAAAGATGAGGATTTCTCTGCCATCGTGGTGCCCTCCATGAAGGGTCATGGTTACTTGGATTACACAGTTGAAAGTCATCCCTATAGAGCCATGCAGATCATGGATGAGCTTCGTCATCATGAGTTGCTCTGTGATCTGGTTCTACATGTAACTTACAAAGACAAGATAGTGGATTTTAAG GTGCATAAACTGGTGCTGGCTGCCTGCAGTCCTTACTTCAAAGCCATGTTCACCAGTAACTTCAAGGAATGCCATGCCTCGGAGGTCACCCTGCGAGACGTGTGCCCTCAGGTCATCAGCCGCCTTATTGACTTTGCCTACACCTCCCGTATAACAGTGGGCGAGAAGTGCGTTCTTCACGTCCTCTTGACTGCGATGCGCTATCAGATGGAAGAGGTGGCCAAAGCGTGCTGCGATTTCCTCACCAAGAATCTGGAGCCATCAAATGTCATAGGCATCTCGAGATTTGCAGAGGAGATCGGCTGCACTGATCTGCACCTTCGCACACGAGAGTATATCAACACTCACTTCAACGAG GTAACCAAAGAGGAAGAGTTCTTCAGTTTGTCCCATTGCCAGCTGCTGGAGCTGATCAGTCAGGACAGTCTTAAGGTGCTCTGCGAGTCCGAGGTCTACAAGGCATGCATCGACTGGGTTCGCTGGGATGCGGAAAGCCGAGCGCAGTACTTCCATGCCCTCCTCAATGCAGTCCACATCTATGCTCTGCCACCCACATTCCTCAAAAGACAACTGCAGTCCTGTCCCATCCTCAGCAAGGCCAACTCCTGCAAGGACTTCTTGTCCAAGATTTTTCAGGACATGGCTCTTCGAAAACCCCTGCCTCCCCCTCCTCATCGTGGGACGCAGCTCATCTACATAGCAGGAGGTTACAAGCAACACTCTCTGGACTCTCTGGAAGCCTTTGACCCACGGAAGAATGTCTGGATAAGGCTAGCTGACATGGGATCTCCTTGTAGCGGGCTCGGGGCGTGTGTGTTGTTTGGGCTCCTTTATACGGTCGGGGGACGCAATCTCTCTCTGCAGAACAACACAGAgtctggatctttgttctgctaCAACCCCATGACTAACCAGTGGACCCAGCTGGCTCCGCTCAACACGCCCAGAAACCGAGTGGGTGTCGGGGTCATTGACGGCAGCATTTATGCCGTAGGGGGTTCACATGCCTCTACACATCACAACAGCGTTGAGAG GTATGACCCAGAGACAAACCGCTGGACATTTGTGGCCCCTATGTCAGTGGCGCGGCTGGGGTCCGGTGTCGTTGCGTGCGGGGGAAGTCTGTATGTGGTTGGAGGATTCGACGGGGACAACCGATGGAACACGGTTGAGCGCTATCAACCAGACACGAACACCTGGCAGCATGTGGCACCTATGAACACAGTTCGGAGCGGTCTCG gGGTGGTGTGTATGGATAACTACCTCTATGCAGTTGGTGGCTATGATGGTCAAACCCAGCTCAAAACAATGGAGAGATATAACATCACTCGAGACGTGTGGGAACCCATGGCCTCTATGAATCACTGCCGCAGTGCACATGGAGTCACGGTCTACCAGTGCAAGATTTATGTGTTAG GTGGATTCAATCAAGGGGGTTTCTTGTCCAGCGTGGAGTGCTACTGTCCAGGCAATAATGCGTGGACGTATGTAACAGATATGCCCGTTGGGCGCAGTGGAATGGGTGTTGCTGTAACCATGGAACCCTGTCCTGGAATCCTgccagaggaagaggaggatgaggaggagatgTAA